A genomic segment from Aspergillus puulaauensis MK2 DNA, chromosome 1, nearly complete sequence encodes:
- a CDS encoding UTP14 family protein (BUSCO:EOG09261UPM;~COG:A;~EggNog:ENOG410PIBM;~InterPro:IPR006709;~PFAM:PF04615;~go_component: GO:0032040 - small-subunit processome [Evidence IEA];~go_process: GO:0006364 - rRNA processing [Evidence IEA]) gives MPRKHTQQRGPRDDQAKKRPAQNQKRKSGKILNALSIAEAQNPTRAKIRRSRLAGDDDYFKRKRNTGRDDEEGSDGPDNNKRRRMGDGEGSEIDSNAGSDGEGHQWKIGVDSDNDSELDSDEAMGSSDDERFEGFTFRGSSTSNAKPKAKAQKPKRERKLDLSEGEGESDADEDMDEDDDELGEDAIDLVAAWDMNAAEEEAGAKKAAKSKKRDESEESEEDASESEDDSDSDDEKDSSELEMSDDEAGEDGLSKLQNFVDSMDTSAASKPQKRTKSGQENLNPTEFGLAPSRKLTVADLLPSVTDARLKNSLKHVDSAVSSQKTSSGIPGKLEAPLAKRQQGRIDREAAYEKSKETLGRWIETVKANRRAEHLMFPLPDPDAQMTESLNIIQPQTGLENTIKDILVESGLADAQGKSAEDQVQEFEELQARKLPIEEIRARRAELRKHRDLMFREEVRAKRIKKIKSKSFRRVHRKEQERMEDKERQALLDAGVDLEEQDREKNERLRAEARMGNKHKESKWAKSLKQTGRTAWDEDARHSALELAQREEELRQRIEGKRVSRGGEDYLGSSSESDSEDENPWEEQNSDTEKRKLLKKLNKLEDGGAANEEAKGPHAKLLSMKFMQNAEAARKAQNDAEVRHLNRELQGEDSQSEAESEEGRRKFGVSDKKAEKDKGKKQSNRNEFEEAPGSDEEPEHDAERETEPKAKGASSTKAKTTAKATDKPRAPPQAEAAPQDESDDEEDNPWLMASSGNKRRSKTNDAQQTVDIIPDSTAPAKSNSKKPAAAAKTKAPARQNNAQEEADSEDEVPVLLKNHDLVKRAFAGDEVVQEFEQEKLDTVEDEGDKVIDETLPGWGSWTGDGVSRKEKQRQKRILTKVEGIKPEKRKDAKLSRVIINEKRIKKNNKYLANQLPHPFESKQQYERSLRIPIGPEWSTKETFQSSTKPRVMVKQGVIKPMEKPMA, from the exons ATGCCTCGCAAACACACCCAACAGCGCGGTCCCCGAGACGACCAGGCAAAGAAACGGCCcgcccagaaccagaagcgAAAATCCGGAAAGATTCTAAATGCCCTTTCCATCGCAGAAGCTCAAAACCCGACGAGGGCTAAGATCCGTCGAAGCCGGCTAGCCGGGGATGATGACTACTTCAAGCGCAAGCGAAACACCGGCcgagatgacgaggagggctCAGATGGACCGGACAACAACAAGCGTCGCCGCatgggcgatggcgagggttCCGAGATAGACTCTAACGCTGGCAGTGATGGCGAAGGGCACCAATGGAAGATTGGTGTGGATAGTGATAATGATAGCGAGTTGGATAGTGATGAGGCGATGGGCTCAAGTGATGACGAGAGATTCGAAGGCTTCACTTTCCGGGGAAGCTCGACGTCCAACGCTAAGCCGAAAGCGAAAGCCCAGAAGCCGAAGCGAGAGCGGAAGCTCGATCTATCagaaggcgagggcgagTCTGATGCAGACGAAGATatggacgaggacgatgatgagcttgGAGAGGACGCCATCGACCTGGTCGCTGCGTGGGATATGAATgccgccgaagaggaggcgggAGCTAAGAAGGCTGCAAAATCCAAGAAACGCGATGAGAGTGAAGAATCCGAAGAGGATGCTTCTGAAAGCGAAGACGACAGCGATTCTGATGACGAAAAGGACAGTTCTGAATTAGAAATGTCCGACGACGAAGCTGGTGAAGATGGACTCTCAAAACTACAGAACTTTGTGGATTCTATGGATACGAGCGCTGCTTCTAAACCGCAAAAAAGAACCAAGAGCGGCCAGGAAAATCTGAACCCGACGGAGTTTGGACTGGCACCCTCACGAAAACTTACAGTTGCCGACCTCCTTCCATCCGTTACTGATGCGCGCCTCAAGAACTCACTCAAACATGTCGACTCTGCCGTTTCCTCTCAAAAGACCTCTTCGGGAATCCCTGGAAAACTCGAAGCGCCTCTCGCCAAGAGGCAACAGGGCCGCATTGACCGAGAAGCGGCATATGAGAAGAGCAAAGAGACTCTCGGCCGATGGATCGAGACAGTCAAGGCGAACCGTCGGGCTGAACATCTCATGTTTCCTCTGCCCGATCCGGATGCCCAGATGACGGAGAGCTTGAATATAATTCAGCCGCAAACTGGCCTTGAAAACACAATTAAGGATATTCTCGTTGAGAGTGGTCTCGCTGATGCGCAAGGAAAGTCTGCCGAGGATCAAGTGCAGGAGTTCGAAGAGCTACAAGCGCGCAAACTACCTATCGAAGAAATTCGAGCTCGACGAGCCGAGCTGCGCAAGCACCGCGACCTCATGTTCCGGGAGGAGGTTAGAGCTAAGCGGATTAAGAAAATCAAGAGCAAGTCTTTCCGCCGAGTTCATCGAAAGGAGCAAGAGAGAATGGAGGACAAGGAGCGGCAAGCTCTCCTCGATGCTGGGGTAGATCTAGAGGAACAGGACCGGGAGAAGAATGAACGACTCAGAGCCGAGGCAAGAATGGGCAACAAGCACAAGGAGAGCAAATGGGCAAAGAGTCTGAAGCAGACTGGCAGAACCGCTTGGGATGAAGACGCCCGACACAGTGCTCTTGAGCTAGCACAGCGGGAAGAAGAGTTACGACAGCGCATCGAAGGAAAACGCGTGTCCAGAGGTGGTGAAGACTACCTTGGGTCGAGCTCTGAATCCGACTCCGAAGACGAAAACCCTTGGGAAGAGCAAAACTCCGACACagagaagcgcaagctcCTCAAGAAACTCAACAAGCTCGAAGACGGCGGTGCCGCTAATGAGGAGGCCAAGGGACCGCATGCCAAATTATTGTCTATGAAGTTCATGCAGAACGCAGAGGCTGCCCGCAAGGCGCAAAACGACGCCGAAGTCCGCCACTTAAACCGCGAACTACAAGGTGAGGACTCTCAGTCCGAGGCTGAATCCGAAGAAGGCCGACGCAAGTTTGGCGTCTCCGACAAGAAGGCCGAAAAGGACAAGGGCAAGAAACAGAGCAACCGCAATGAGTTCGAGGAAGCGCCAGGATCAGACGAAGAGCCAGAACATGATGCTGAACGGGAAACCGAGCCCAAAGCCAAGGGCGCCTCGAGTACCAAGGCTAAAACAACAGCCAAAGCTACCGACAAGCCACGCGCTCCTCCccaggctgaggctgcgCCTCAGGACGAGtctgacgacgaagaggacaaTCCTTGGCTCATGGCATCATCAGGAAACAAACGCCGCTCAAAAACAAACGACGCCCAGCAAACCGTCGACATCATCCCCGACAGTACAGCCCCGGCGAAATCCAACTCTAAaaagcctgctgctgctgcaaagACCAAGGCGCCGGCACGCCAGAACAATGCGCAGGAAGAAGCCGACAGCGAGGACGAAGTCCCCGTGCTTCTCAAAAACCACGATCTCGTGAAGCGAGCATTCGCCGGAGACGAGGTAGTCCAAGAGTTCGAACAAGAGAAGCTTGACACCGTCGAAGACGAAGGCGACAAGGTAATCGACGAAACCCTTCCCGGCTGGGGCAGCTGGACCGGCGACGGGGTGAGCAGGAAGGAAAAGCAGAGGCAGAAGCGCATCTTAACCAAGGTCGAGGGAATCAAGCCCGAAAAGCGGAAGGACGCCAAACTCTCGCGcgtcatcatcaacgagaAGCGCATCAAGAAG AATAACAAGTACCTGGCCAATCAACTCCCTCACCCCTTCGAGTCGAAACAGCAGTACGAGCGATCTCTCCGTATCCCTATCGGTCCGGAATGGTCTACAAAGGAGACTTTCCAGTCGTCCACCAAGCCTCGCGTTATGGTCAAGCAGGGTGTCATCAAGCCTATGGAGAAGCCGATGGCTTAG
- a CDS encoding mitochondrial 54S ribosomal protein mL41 (COG:J;~EggNog:ENOG410PSKU;~InterPro:IPR019189;~PFAM:PF09809) produces MVRPSQPMMARLRLTTKQVNGGFYKGNRTGSMGYFAKNGSYVIDWKKVRTYAVPENLKDFKLTPFVTKVMAPTKSKYTHDIERNNKTFTAERALGGKDYLDIWASDNGEEVLKQEELDQEAATRQASKNHRK; encoded by the exons ATGGTTCGACCTTCACAGCCGATGATGGCGCGCTTGCGCTTGACTACGAAACAGGTCAATGGTGGCTTTTACAAGGGAAACCGGACCGGGTCGATGGGTTACTTTGCGAAGAACGGATCGTACGTGATTGACTGGAAGAAAGTCCGCACGTATGCTGTTCCGGAGAATTTGAAGGACTTCAAA CTTACGCCGTTCGTAACAAAAGTTATGGCCCCCACGAAGAGCAAATACACTCACGATATCGAGAGGAACAACAAGACTTTCACCGCGGAAAGGGCACTTGGCGGCAAGGACTACCTTGATATCTGGGCATCGGACAATGGTGAGGAGGTTCTGAAGCAGGAAGAGCTAGACCAGGAGGCTGCGACGCGCCAGGCCTCCAAGAACCATCGCAAATAG
- a CDS encoding uncharacterized protein (COG:G;~EggNog:ENOG410PHFT;~InterPro:IPR020846,IPR011701,IPR036259;~PFAM:PF07690;~TransMembrane:12 (i51-68o88-107i119-141o147-169i181-203o215-237i288-307o327-344i351-372o378-398i410-430o442-463i);~go_function: GO:0022857 - transmembrane transporter activity [Evidence IEA];~go_process: GO:0055085 - transmembrane transport [Evidence IEA]), with the protein MADEVSKHGSDALQLEKPTVETMEGSTPATASAGMDPARRAQVEKTMKRKLDARCSIFVLIYIMNYLDRNNMAAARLKGLQEDLDMNYSEYATCLSILYVGYILMQVPSNIFINRIQRPSLYISIIMLLWGLVSTLSGVVTNFSGMVAIRFFLGFVEAAFLPGALMILSKWYTRKELTVRNAILFCGNLISNAFSALVGAGVLSNMQGTLGHAAWRWLFWIEGAATMTIAISSAFILPDLPTNTRGFTEEELLVAQIRMTEDVGEADVDSEDQGPWDGLWMALKDVKIYIMMFTFTAYVVGLSFNAFFPSLTETLGFGYVPTLLMSAPPWVFSCLFSLCVAWSSDRYQEKFWHIVGPILIGLIGFIICMSTLNVAARYVALFLQAASYAGFIVFYSWISTSFPRPPAKRAVAIALVNAFSQLGNVAGSYVWDLTDNGYRKSYGIVTAMFGFTIIGCFVFKLVLESLNKKLAEAEVADVSAGRPVADVVVGEDADESLRMHKGFRYLT; encoded by the exons ATGGCGGACGAGGTATCCAAGCACGGCTCCGATGCCCTCCAACTCGAGAAGCCCACCGTCGAGACAATGGAAGGGTCTACCCCTGCCACAGCGTCCGCTGGAATGGACCCGGCACGACGGGCTCAGGTCGAGAAGACCATGAAGCGCAAGCTCGATGCCCGCTGCTCCATCTTCGTTCTCATCTACATCATGAACTACCTCGACCGAAACAACATGGCCGCTGCTCGTCTCAAGGGTCTCCAGGAAGATCTGGACATGAACTACAGCGAATACGCCACCTGCCTCAGTATTCTCTATGTCGGGTACATTCTGATGCAGGTGCCGTCtaacatcttcatcaaccGAATCCAGCGGCCCTCTCTATACATCTCGATCATCATGCTCCTTTGGGGTCTTGTCTCGACTTTGTCGGGCGTTGTCACCAACTTCAGCGGCATGGTTGCTATCCGTTTCTTCCTGGGCTTCGTGGAGGCTGCTTTCCTGCCCGGTGCTCTGATGATTTTGTCCAAATGGTACACTCGCAAAGAACTTACCGTGCGGAATGCCATCCTTTTCTGTGGTAACCTCATCTCGAATGCCTTCTCTGCCCTTGTCGGTGCTGGAGTTCTTTCCAACATGCAGGGCACTCTTGGCCATGCCGCATGGCGCTGGCTCTTCTGGA TTGAGGGAGCTGCTACGATGACAATTGCCATCTCTTCGGCATTTATCCTCCCCGATCTGCCTACCAACACCCGCGGTTTCACCGAGGAGGAACTCCTTGTCGCTCAGATCCGAATGACTGAGGATGTCGGCGAGGCTGATGTTGATTCCGAGGACCAAGGACCCTGGGATGGCCTGTGGATGGCCCTCAAGGATGTCAAAATCTACATCATGATGTTCACCTTTACCGCTTACGTTGTCGGCCTCTCTTTCAACGCCTTCTTC CCCTCTCTCACCGAAACCCTCGGTTTCGGCTATGTCCCAACTCTGCTCATGAGCGCACCCCCATGGGTTTTCTCTTGCCTTTTCTCGCTCTGCGTTGCCTGGAGCTCCGATCGATACCAGGAGAAG TTCTGGCACATCGTTGGCCCTATCCTCATCGGCCTCATCGGGTTCATCATCTGCATGTCAACGCTCAACGTCGCAGCCCGTTACGttgctctcttcctccaagccgCCTCCTACGCTGG cttcatcgtcttctacTCCTGGATCAGTACATCCTTCCCGCGTCCACCAGCCAAGCGTGCCGTCGCAATCGCCCTCGTCAACGCCTTCTCCCAGCTCGGCAACGTCGCAGGCTCCTACGTCTGGGACCTTACGGACAACGGATACCGCAAGAGCTACGGCATCGTCACTGCCATGTTCGGATTCACGATAATCGGGTGCTTCGTGTTCAAGCTTGTCTTGGAGAGTCTGAACAAGAAGCTTGCCGAGGCGGAGGTTGCGGATGTTAGTGCTGGCCGCCCCGTTGCCgatgtggtggttggtgAGGATGCGGATGAGAGTCTCCGGATGCACAAGGGATTCAGATATCTTACTTAG